One Chromobacterium paludis genomic window carries:
- a CDS encoding GIY-YIG nuclease family protein: MLRCESGALYTGVSTDVDRRYAQHQAGKGARYTRLNPPVAIALVVEYPDRSAALRAEYAFKQLSVAAKRDVLARYGQAA; the protein is encoded by the coding sequence GTGCTGCGCTGCGAAAGCGGCGCGCTGTACACCGGCGTCAGCACCGACGTGGACCGCCGCTACGCCCAGCACCAGGCCGGCAAGGGCGCGCGCTACACCCGCCTCAATCCGCCCGTCGCCATCGCCTTGGTCGTCGAATACCCGGACCGCTCCGCGGCGCTGCGCGCCGAATACGCTTTCAAGCAACTGTCGGTCGCCGCCAAACGGGATGTTTTGGCGCGGTATGGCCAGGCCGCCTGA
- the tolB gene encoding Tol-Pal system beta propeller repeat protein TolB: protein MPSLKALLRGALLAAMLLAGTARAELNIEIIGGGASRHAIAVLPFKDEAPTQGNLTPVIRNDLALSGAFRLVDPSTVADTPFEPADIHYPLWQAAGAQSIAIGKVENAAGGQLKISFRLMDASQQKQLAGAEFTVTPDRSRQVAHAIADLIYEAITGQKGFFNTRLAYVLKSGRSYALQISDVDGQRSQTILRSTEPIISPSWSPDGRHIAYVSFASQKPVVWVQDLATGQRRAVANFKGSNSAPAWSPDGSRLAVVLTTSGNSQIYILNMLGGPPRRLMYNGGIDTEPAFSPDGSMIYFVSDRSGGPQIYRVPVNGGDAQRVTWDGNYNVSPKLSPDGKTLVYIRRSAGNFRVMSQDLATNDTRLLSDGSYSERPSFAPNGSMVLYSSDVGGKSVLYAASADGSSKVKLAVLNGDVQDPAWGPFNNP from the coding sequence ATGCCGAGTTTGAAAGCCCTGTTGCGAGGGGCGCTGCTGGCGGCGATGCTGCTGGCCGGCACCGCCCGCGCCGAACTGAACATCGAAATCATAGGCGGCGGTGCCAGCCGCCACGCCATTGCCGTGCTGCCGTTCAAGGACGAAGCCCCCACCCAGGGCAATCTGACGCCGGTGATCCGCAACGACCTGGCGCTATCCGGCGCCTTCCGGCTGGTGGATCCGTCCACCGTCGCAGATACGCCGTTTGAGCCGGCTGACATCCACTACCCGCTGTGGCAGGCCGCCGGAGCGCAGTCCATCGCCATCGGCAAGGTGGAAAACGCCGCCGGGGGGCAACTGAAGATCAGCTTCCGCCTGATGGACGCGTCGCAGCAGAAGCAGCTGGCCGGGGCCGAGTTCACCGTCACGCCGGACCGCAGCCGCCAGGTGGCGCACGCCATCGCCGACCTGATCTACGAGGCCATCACCGGGCAGAAGGGCTTCTTCAACACCCGCCTGGCCTATGTGCTGAAATCCGGCCGCAGCTACGCGCTGCAGATTTCCGACGTGGACGGCCAGCGCAGCCAGACCATACTGCGCTCCACCGAGCCCATCATCTCCCCCAGCTGGAGCCCGGACGGCCGCCACATCGCCTACGTCTCCTTCGCCAGCCAGAAGCCGGTGGTGTGGGTGCAGGACCTGGCCACCGGCCAGCGCCGCGCCGTGGCCAATTTCAAGGGCAGCAATTCCGCGCCGGCCTGGAGCCCGGACGGCAGCCGGCTGGCCGTGGTGCTGACCACCAGCGGCAACTCTCAGATATATATATTAAATATGCTGGGCGGTCCGCCGCGCCGGCTGATGTATAACGGAGGAATCGACACCGAGCCGGCCTTCAGTCCCGACGGCTCCATGATCTACTTCGTGTCGGACCGCAGCGGCGGCCCGCAAATCTATCGCGTGCCGGTAAACGGCGGCGATGCCCAGCGCGTTACTTGGGACGGTAACTATAATGTTTCGCCGAAGTTGTCTCCGGACGGCAAGACCCTGGTCTATATCCGTCGTTCGGCCGGCAATTTCCGCGTGATGTCGCAAGACCTGGCAACTAATGACACTCGTTTATTGTCAGATGGAAGTTACAGCGAGCGCCCCAGCTTCGCGCCCAATGGCAGCATGGTGCTGTATTCCAGCGATGTCGGCGGCAAGAGCGTGCTGTACGCGGCTAGCGCCGACGGCAGCAGCAAGGTGAAACTGGCAGTGCTCAATGGTGATGTACAGGACCCGGCATGGGGTCCATTCAATAATCCTTGA
- the ybgF gene encoding tol-pal system protein YbgF: protein MNRIAISSALLLTLAGCASTSDLEATRRQLDMVNQQATTRIAAVESKLSNDKLLEMVNEVERLKAEVAKLRGDVEVLNYNLQTTQKRQNDLYNDLDGRLSKLEGSGKQDASQPAAAQQQAAAGDSQTAPDYDKALNLLRARDFPNAINALAAFLQQNPQAPQAAEASYWLGVAHTALRQYDAAIEIHRRFVEQYPTNHFAPDALRNIGNCQRDLGQVDQAKNTYRRLIKLYPKSDAALKAKQVLNRL, encoded by the coding sequence ATGAACCGCATCGCCATCAGTAGCGCCCTGCTGTTGACGCTGGCCGGCTGCGCCAGCACCAGTGACCTGGAAGCCACCCGACGCCAGCTGGACATGGTGAACCAGCAGGCCACGACCCGCATCGCCGCGGTGGAAAGCAAGCTGTCCAACGACAAATTGCTGGAAATGGTCAACGAGGTGGAAAGGCTGAAAGCCGAAGTCGCCAAGCTGCGCGGCGACGTTGAAGTGCTGAACTACAATCTGCAGACCACGCAAAAGCGCCAGAACGACCTGTACAACGATCTGGACGGCCGCCTGAGCAAGCTGGAGGGCAGCGGCAAGCAGGACGCCTCGCAACCGGCCGCCGCCCAGCAGCAGGCAGCCGCCGGCGACAGCCAGACCGCGCCTGACTACGACAAGGCGCTGAATCTCCTGCGCGCGCGCGACTTCCCCAACGCGATCAACGCGCTGGCCGCCTTCCTCCAGCAAAACCCGCAGGCGCCGCAAGCGGCGGAGGCCAGCTACTGGCTGGGCGTGGCCCATACCGCGCTGCGCCAGTACGACGCCGCCATCGAGATCCACCGCCGTTTCGTCGAACAGTATCCGACCAATCATTTCGCGCCGGACGCGCTGCGCAATATCGGCAACTGCCAGCGCGATCTGGGGCAAGTGGACCAGGCCAAGAATACTTACCGTCGGCTGATCAAGCTCTATCCCAAGAGCGATGCCGCGCTAAAAGCCAAGCAGGTGCTGAACCGGCTGTAA
- a CDS encoding bifunctional transcriptional activator/DNA repair enzyme AdaA: protein MLVRKALARRHVWRDHRAMELDPDFCHRALASRDARFDGRFFIGVRSTGIYCRPICPARTAKRENILVYPTAAAAQEAGFRPCLRCRPEAAPDSGAWRGVANSGHSHTVARALALIERGALDEAGLESLADKLGVGERQLRRVFSRHVGASPLAVAQTRRVLLAKQLIHETRLPLTDIAFAAGFGSVRRFNEVFQQLYQRPPGALRRDADAADASADHISLLLRYRPPYHWPAMLAHLKDQAAPGLEIIDRERYIRAIALDGACGVLTAAHAPEKRALRIDIHFPHLRVLPRLLARIKALFDLAADPEPIETQLAEDPLLARRIAMQPGLRLPGVWDGGEIRFRRLSPPDKQAWLDAHGLPLAHPAFPELRYALPESDEAMPEEETDTVPLGLDWRALLRAWEGDAADLSPARLDSWRPWRAYAVQHLLPRA, encoded by the coding sequence ATGCTGGTCCGAAAAGCGCTGGCCCGCCGCCACGTTTGGCGCGATCATCGCGCCATGGAACTCGATCCCGATTTTTGCCACCGCGCCCTGGCCAGCCGCGACGCCCGCTTCGATGGCCGCTTCTTCATCGGCGTGCGCAGCACCGGCATTTACTGCCGGCCCATCTGCCCGGCCCGCACCGCCAAGCGCGAGAACATCCTGGTCTACCCCACGGCGGCGGCGGCGCAGGAGGCCGGCTTCCGCCCCTGCCTGCGCTGCCGGCCCGAGGCCGCGCCGGACTCCGGCGCCTGGCGCGGCGTGGCCAACAGCGGCCACTCCCACACCGTGGCGCGCGCGCTGGCCTTGATCGAGCGAGGCGCCTTGGACGAGGCGGGGCTGGAAAGCCTGGCGGACAAGCTGGGCGTGGGCGAGCGGCAGCTGCGGCGCGTGTTCTCGCGCCACGTCGGCGCATCGCCGTTGGCGGTGGCGCAAACGCGGCGCGTCTTGCTGGCCAAGCAGCTGATACATGAGACCCGGCTGCCGCTGACCGACATCGCCTTCGCCGCCGGCTTCGGCAGCGTGCGGCGCTTCAACGAAGTATTTCAGCAGTTGTATCAACGGCCGCCCGGCGCACTGCGCCGCGACGCCGACGCGGCGGACGCCTCCGCCGACCATATCAGCCTGCTGCTGCGCTATCGGCCGCCCTATCACTGGCCGGCCATGCTGGCGCATCTAAAGGACCAGGCCGCGCCGGGTTTGGAAATCATAGACCGGGAGCGATACATCCGCGCCATCGCGCTGGACGGCGCATGCGGCGTGCTGACGGCGGCGCACGCGCCGGAAAAGCGCGCGCTGCGAATCGATATTCACTTCCCGCACTTGCGCGTCCTGCCGCGGCTGCTGGCCCGGATCAAGGCCTTGTTCGACCTGGCGGCGGACCCGGAGCCGATAGAAACCCAACTGGCGGAAGACCCGCTGCTGGCGCGGCGGATTGCGATGCAGCCGGGCTTGCGGCTGCCCGGCGTTTGGGATGGCGGGGAAATCCGTTTCCGCCGGCTGTCCCCGCCGGACAAGCAGGCGTGGCTGGACGCGCATGGCCTGCCGCTGGCCCATCCGGCGTTTCCGGAGCTGCGCTACGCGCTGCCGGAATCGGATGAGGCCATGCCGGAGGAGGAGACGGATACCGTGCCGCTTGGCTTGGACTGGAGGGCGCTGCTGCGGGCCTGGGAGGGCGACGCGGCGGACCTGTCGCCCGCCCGCCTGGATAGCTGGCGCCCCTGGCGCGCCTACGCCGTCCAGCACCTGCTGCCTCGCGCTTGA
- a CDS encoding energy transducer TonB: MSAQPSSSLRPWSLIASALFHAAVIGLLLWGGLQTTPPPSPAPLALELWTTAPPPPPVAAPVTVAPTPAPAPPPVVQAPPAEVNLGKKEAPKPKPEEKPKPMEAPKPEPKKHEPKPEPKKHEPKPEPKKTEPKPKPEPKPKPVEEKKAIKPPPPPAAKHGHKTAKAYDPAADDLLSSLDSTRTSGKPNARSDQAGSPHGIAGGAVNGSGVSAGWIDKVKAKVTPLVQVPPNLSGNPAAVLRVTLLPTLEVKSVQLVKSSGVAAYDDAVQRAVWEAKTFPKLPAGANFNDGYRTFTLTFRPH; the protein is encoded by the coding sequence ATGAGCGCGCAACCGTCCAGTTCGCTGCGGCCATGGTCGCTGATCGCGTCGGCGCTATTTCACGCCGCGGTGATCGGCTTGCTGCTGTGGGGCGGTTTGCAAACCACGCCGCCGCCCAGCCCCGCGCCCCTGGCGCTGGAGCTGTGGACCACGGCGCCGCCGCCGCCGCCCGTCGCCGCCCCGGTGACCGTGGCGCCGACCCCGGCGCCAGCGCCGCCGCCCGTGGTCCAGGCGCCCCCGGCCGAGGTCAATCTGGGCAAGAAGGAAGCGCCCAAGCCGAAGCCGGAAGAAAAGCCCAAGCCGATGGAAGCGCCCAAGCCTGAGCCGAAGAAGCACGAGCCTAAGCCTGAGCCGAAGAAGCACGAGCCCAAGCCTGAGCCGAAAAAAACGGAACCCAAGCCCAAACCCGAACCCAAGCCGAAGCCGGTAGAGGAAAAGAAAGCCATCAAACCGCCGCCGCCGCCCGCGGCCAAGCACGGTCATAAAACGGCGAAAGCCTACGACCCGGCGGCGGATGACTTGCTGTCCAGCCTGGACAGCACGCGCACCAGCGGCAAGCCCAATGCGCGCAGCGACCAGGCCGGCAGTCCGCACGGCATCGCCGGCGGCGCGGTCAACGGCTCCGGCGTCAGCGCCGGCTGGATAGACAAGGTCAAGGCCAAGGTGACGCCGCTGGTGCAAGTTCCGCCCAATTTAAGCGGCAACCCCGCCGCGGTGCTGCGCGTGACGCTGCTGCCCACGCTGGAAGTGAAGTCCGTGCAACTCGTGAAAAGCAGCGGCGTGGCGGCCTATGACGACGCGGTGCAGCGTGCGGTATGGGAGGCCAAGACCTTCCCCAAATTACCGGCCGGGGCCAATTTCAACGATGGCTACCGGACGTTTACCCTGACGTTCCGGCCGCATTGA
- a CDS encoding TerC family protein, whose translation MDLSWLSDPAAWLGLLTLIILEIVLGIDNLIFVAILAEKLPPEQRDRARVTGLSLALVMRLGLLASISWLVTLTTPLFSVWGQGFAGRDLIMLGGGIFLLFKATTELHERLEGVEHAKGATQRAYAAFATVVAQILVLDAVFSIDSVITAIGMSEHLAVMMLAVVIAMILMIAASKPLTAFVNAHPTVVMLCLGFLLMIGFSLIAEGFGFHIPKGYLYAAIGFSVLIEAFNQVSQANRIRYLNRTQSFRERTANTVLSLMGSRLADSAAAEAKPETGPQPVEDTAFGHNERAMIHSVLTLAERPIRVIATPRADIHKLDLSQPEASQRQALRDSPYSRLVVIRDGSIDEPLGIVARKDLLAQLLDGRPLDIDAALRQPLVLPETVTVLKALESFRQHAADMAFVVNEFGSLEGIVTQKDLMEAIAGEFPEEHERHELPAIVAQPDGGYDVEGSLELVTLEQYLTLGDFEDEDFHTVAGLLMDCLERIPREGDEIIVGDWKLCVTAQKGNRTERVLISPLASHGGDEL comes from the coding sequence ATGGACCTTTCATGGCTGTCCGACCCCGCCGCCTGGCTTGGCCTCCTGACCCTGATCATCCTCGAGATCGTCCTGGGCATAGACAACCTGATCTTCGTGGCCATTCTGGCCGAAAAACTGCCTCCCGAGCAGCGCGACCGCGCCCGCGTCACCGGCCTGTCGCTGGCGCTGGTCATGCGCCTGGGCCTGCTCGCCAGCATTTCCTGGCTGGTCACGCTGACCACGCCGCTGTTTTCGGTCTGGGGCCAGGGCTTCGCCGGCCGCGACCTGATCATGCTGGGCGGCGGCATCTTCCTGCTGTTCAAGGCCACCACCGAGCTGCATGAGCGGCTGGAGGGCGTGGAACACGCCAAGGGCGCCACCCAGCGCGCCTACGCCGCCTTCGCCACCGTCGTCGCGCAGATTCTGGTGCTGGACGCCGTGTTCTCCATCGACTCCGTCATCACCGCCATCGGCATGTCCGAGCACCTGGCCGTGATGATGCTGGCCGTGGTCATCGCCATGATCCTGATGATCGCCGCCAGCAAGCCGCTGACCGCCTTCGTCAACGCCCACCCCACCGTGGTGATGCTGTGCCTGGGCTTCCTGCTGATGATAGGCTTCAGCCTGATCGCGGAAGGCTTCGGCTTCCACATCCCCAAGGGCTATCTGTACGCCGCCATCGGCTTCTCGGTGCTGATCGAGGCCTTCAACCAGGTGTCGCAAGCCAACCGCATCCGCTACCTGAACCGCACCCAGAGCTTCCGCGAACGCACCGCCAACACCGTGCTGAGCCTGATGGGCAGCCGCCTGGCCGACAGCGCCGCCGCCGAAGCCAAACCGGAAACCGGCCCGCAGCCGGTGGAAGACACCGCCTTCGGCCACAACGAGCGCGCCATGATACACAGCGTGCTGACCCTGGCCGAACGCCCCATCCGCGTCATCGCCACCCCCCGCGCCGACATCCACAAGCTGGACCTGAGCCAGCCGGAAGCCTCCCAGCGCCAGGCGCTGCGCGACAGCCCCTACTCGCGCCTGGTGGTGATACGCGATGGCAGCATAGACGAGCCGCTGGGCATCGTCGCGCGCAAGGACCTGCTGGCGCAGCTGCTGGACGGCCGCCCGCTGGACATCGACGCCGCGCTGCGCCAGCCGCTGGTGCTGCCGGAAACCGTCACCGTGCTGAAGGCGCTGGAAAGCTTCCGCCAGCACGCCGCCGACATGGCCTTCGTGGTCAACGAATTCGGCAGCCTGGAAGGCATCGTCACCCAGAAAGACCTGATGGAGGCGATTGCCGGCGAATTCCCGGAAGAGCACGAACGCCATGAGCTGCCGGCCATCGTCGCCCAGCCGGACGGCGGCTACGACGTGGAGGGCAGCCTGGAGCTGGTGACCCTGGAGCAGTACCTGACCCTGGGCGATTTCGAAGACGAAGACTTCCATACCGTGGCCGGCCTGCTGATGGACTGCCTGGAGCGCATCCCGCGCGAGGGCGATGAGATCATCGTCGGCGACTGGAAGCTCTGCGTCACCGCGCAGAAGGGCAACCGCACCGAACGCGTGCTCATCAGCCCGCTGGCCAGCCATGGCGGCGACGAGCTGTAA
- a CDS encoding biopolymer transporter ExbD, protein MLNRRPRRQMNQMNVVPYIDVMLVLLVIFMVTAPMFTPGVIDVPSVSEAPAIDVRPIEVTVDAAGKIELVDGEQKTRIDSLDDLASQLQTLLAGAQRPVAISADANLKYAEVVKIADRLHQAGIKRVALTVKQTPKQ, encoded by the coding sequence ATGCTAAACCGCCGTCCCCGCCGCCAGATGAACCAGATGAACGTCGTGCCCTATATCGACGTGATGCTGGTCTTGCTGGTGATTTTCATGGTTACCGCCCCGATGTTCACGCCCGGCGTGATTGATGTCCCCAGCGTGTCCGAGGCGCCGGCCATCGACGTGCGGCCGATCGAAGTCACGGTGGATGCCGCCGGCAAGATAGAGCTGGTGGACGGGGAGCAGAAAACCCGCATCGACTCGCTGGACGACTTGGCCAGCCAACTGCAAACCCTGCTGGCCGGCGCGCAGCGGCCGGTGGCCATTTCGGCCGACGCCAACCTCAAGTATGCCGAGGTGGTGAAGATAGCCGATCGTCTGCACCAGGCCGGCATCAAGCGCGTGGCGCTGACCGTGAAGCAAACGCCCAAGCAATGA
- a CDS encoding isocitrate lyase/PEP mutase family protein — MIAPQSVFQSFRQLNQQGRLLLPCAWDAASARLFEAAGHPAIATTSGGIAYARGVGDAQRLGREAMLREIAAIVRSVGVPVSADIEAGYGLPPHEVALTVRGALEAGAVGVNLEDNGHGALPQPLFAIAAQCERLAAARQAADALGAPLWINARVDTYLLDLGLDDELRFAETLARGKAYLAAGADMVFAPGLADVEEARRLAADLGGPLNLMALPGVPGASGWFDVGVARVSLGVGPMLAAMGLALRMAEEARAGVWTAMTEHHYGFAEAEALFAQS, encoded by the coding sequence ATGATCGCGCCGCAGTCCGTCTTTCAATCGTTTCGCCAACTCAATCAGCAGGGCCGCTTGTTGCTGCCCTGCGCCTGGGACGCCGCCAGCGCCCGCTTGTTCGAGGCCGCCGGCCATCCCGCCATCGCCACCACCAGCGGCGGCATCGCCTATGCGAGGGGCGTGGGCGATGCCCAGCGGTTGGGGCGAGAGGCCATGCTGCGGGAGATCGCCGCCATCGTGCGCAGCGTGGGCGTGCCGGTCAGCGCCGATATCGAAGCCGGCTATGGCTTGCCGCCGCATGAGGTCGCGTTGACGGTGCGCGGCGCCTTGGAGGCCGGCGCGGTGGGCGTCAACCTGGAGGACAATGGCCATGGCGCGCTGCCGCAGCCCTTGTTCGCCATCGCGGCGCAATGCGAGCGGCTGGCGGCCGCGAGGCAGGCCGCCGACGCGCTGGGCGCGCCGCTGTGGATCAATGCCCGCGTCGACACCTATTTGCTGGACTTGGGCCTGGATGACGAGCTGCGTTTCGCCGAGACGCTGGCGCGCGGCAAGGCCTATCTGGCGGCCGGCGCGGACATGGTGTTCGCTCCTGGCCTGGCGGACGTGGAGGAGGCGCGGCGGCTCGCCGCGGATCTGGGTGGCCCGCTGAACCTGATGGCCCTGCCCGGCGTGCCCGGCGCGTCCGGCTGGTTCGATGTCGGGGTTGCCCGGGTCAGCCTGGGCGTCGGCCCCATGCTGGCGGCGATGGGCCTGGCGCTGCGCATGGCGGAGGAAGCGAGAGCGGGTGTTTGGACGGCCATGACGGAACACCATTACGGCTTCGCCGAGGCGGAGGCCTTGTTCGCGCAGTCTTGA
- the ccsB gene encoding c-type cytochrome biogenesis protein CcsB gives MELVNSSYARVPFWQRLSLWDWAYALLIAAAAAYAFRLYHANMDVYEQGILAGSALGLIGLGWFWKAWRWFFPLAGALALAAIPLYQHDLARGQHAFWLKYALSSQSAIMWMCTLFFLATGVYWTALLRRSDSLARMGSGLTWAAAVMGLAGLFVRWYESYLIAPDVGHIPVSNLYEVFVLFTLITSLMYLYYEARFAARQAGALVLLVISAAVGFILWYSFDRKAHEIQPLIPALQSWWMKIHVPANFVGYGAFSLAAMLGVGELLSLKGWLKDRLPSAEVLDEMMYKAISVGFLFFTIATILGAMWAADAWGGYWSWDPKETWALIVWLNYAAWLHIRLVKGWRGAPLAWWAVIGLLVTTFAFLGVNMFLSGLHSYGGL, from the coding sequence ATGGAACTCGTTAACTCTTCTTACGCCCGCGTGCCGTTCTGGCAACGGCTGAGCCTATGGGACTGGGCCTATGCGCTGCTGATCGCCGCCGCCGCGGCCTACGCCTTCCGCCTCTACCACGCCAATATGGATGTTTATGAACAAGGCATCCTGGCCGGCTCGGCGCTGGGCCTGATCGGCCTGGGCTGGTTCTGGAAAGCCTGGCGCTGGTTTTTCCCGCTGGCGGGCGCCCTGGCCCTGGCGGCCATTCCGCTGTACCAGCATGATCTGGCGCGCGGCCAGCACGCCTTCTGGCTCAAGTACGCGCTGTCCAGCCAATCCGCCATCATGTGGATGTGCACCTTGTTCTTCCTCGCCACCGGCGTCTACTGGACCGCGCTGCTGCGCCGCTCCGACTCGCTGGCGCGCATGGGCAGCGGCCTGACCTGGGCCGCCGCGGTGATGGGCCTGGCCGGCCTGTTCGTGCGCTGGTACGAGAGCTATCTGATCGCCCCGGATGTCGGCCACATCCCGGTGTCCAATCTGTACGAAGTCTTCGTCCTGTTCACGCTGATCACCTCGCTGATGTATCTGTATTACGAGGCTCGCTTCGCCGCGCGCCAGGCCGGCGCGCTGGTGCTGCTGGTGATCAGCGCCGCAGTGGGCTTCATCCTGTGGTACAGCTTCGACCGCAAGGCGCACGAGATCCAGCCGCTGATCCCCGCGCTGCAGTCGTGGTGGATGAAGATACACGTGCCGGCCAACTTCGTCGGCTACGGCGCCTTCTCGCTGGCCGCCATGCTGGGCGTGGGCGAGCTGTTGTCGCTGAAGGGCTGGCTGAAGGATCGCCTGCCCAGCGCCGAGGTGCTGGACGAGATGATGTACAAGGCCATTTCGGTCGGCTTTCTGTTCTTCACCATCGCCACCATCCTGGGCGCGATGTGGGCGGCGGACGCCTGGGGCGGCTACTGGAGCTGGGACCCGAAGGAAACCTGGGCGCTGATCGTCTGGCTGAACTACGCCGCCTGGCTGCATATCCGCCTGGTCAAGGGCTGGCGCGGCGCGCCGCTGGCCTGGTGGGCGGTGATCGGTCTCTTGGTCACCACCTTCGCCTTCCTCGGCGTCAATATGTTCCTGTCCGGCCTGCACTCCTACGGCGGCCTGTAA
- the pal gene encoding peptidoglycan-associated lipoprotein Pal, whose translation MKLKQLALASAVATLLAACASTKPAETPAAPVAQAPVTQAPTTSGSNTGNVAMDPLHDPNSPLAKRSVYFAFDSSAIDGAGKVTVSNHADYLKGHDAQKVIIQGNTDARGSREYNLALGQRRAESVKHAMEVLGVKEQQLEAVSFGKEKPKAMGHTEADYAENRRADIVYQGQ comes from the coding sequence ATGAAACTGAAACAACTCGCACTTGCCTCTGCAGTCGCTACCCTGCTGGCCGCCTGCGCCAGCACCAAGCCGGCCGAAACCCCGGCCGCTCCGGTCGCCCAGGCGCCGGTGACTCAGGCGCCGACGACCTCCGGCAGCAACACCGGCAATGTGGCGATGGACCCGCTGCATGACCCGAACAGCCCGCTGGCCAAGCGCAGCGTCTACTTCGCCTTCGACTCCTCCGCCATCGACGGCGCCGGCAAGGTCACCGTGTCCAACCACGCCGACTACCTGAAGGGCCATGACGCCCAGAAGGTGATCATCCAGGGCAACACCGACGCCCGCGGCAGCCGCGAGTACAACCTGGCCCTGGGCCAGCGCCGCGCCGAAAGCGTCAAGCATGCCATGGAAGTGCTGGGCGTGAAGGAACAGCAACTGGAAGCCGTCAGCTTCGGCAAGGAAAAGCCGAAGGCGATGGGCCACACCGAGGCCGACTACGCCGAGAACCGTCGCGCCGACATCGTCTACCAGGGCCAGTAA
- a CDS encoding EAL domain-containing protein, with protein sequence MKTEPCQHCQQNEALDFAFTMAFQPIVDIERREIFAYEALVRGMQGEGAEQVLARVDDANRYRFDQACRILAVEWAARLGVTCYVSINFLPNAVYQPATCIRATLAAAKRHAFPTHQLIFEVAEQEQVRDRQHLQSIFTEYKRQGFLTAIDDFGAGYAGLSLLAEFQPDLVKLDLGLIRGIHQDRVKQAIVHGNVGVCRELGITVIAEGVETREELDWLRQCGIRHFQGFLFARPAIEALPEIHWP encoded by the coding sequence ATGAAAACCGAACCTTGCCAGCACTGCCAACAAAACGAAGCGCTCGACTTTGCCTTCACCATGGCGTTCCAGCCCATCGTGGACATCGAACGCCGCGAAATCTTCGCCTATGAGGCCTTGGTAAGGGGCATGCAGGGAGAGGGGGCGGAGCAGGTACTGGCCAGGGTCGATGACGCCAACCGCTACCGCTTCGATCAGGCCTGCCGCATCCTGGCGGTGGAGTGGGCGGCGCGCCTGGGCGTGACGTGCTACGTCAGCATCAACTTTCTGCCCAACGCGGTATACCAGCCGGCCACCTGCATCCGCGCCACGCTGGCAGCGGCCAAGCGGCATGCCTTCCCTACCCACCAACTGATTTTTGAAGTGGCGGAACAGGAACAGGTGCGCGACCGCCAGCATCTGCAATCCATCTTCACGGAGTACAAGCGCCAGGGCTTTCTAACCGCGATCGACGATTTCGGCGCCGGCTATGCCGGCCTCAGCCTGCTGGCCGAATTCCAGCCCGATCTGGTCAAGCTGGACCTGGGCCTGATTCGCGGCATCCACCAGGACCGGGTCAAGCAGGCCATCGTCCACGGCAACGTCGGCGTATGCCGCGAGCTGGGCATCACCGTGATCGCGGAAGGCGTGGAAACGCGCGAAGAACTGGACTGGCTGCGGCAATGCGGCATCCGCCATTTCCAGGGTTTCCTCTTCGCCCGCCCCGCGATCGAGGCCCTGCCGGAAATCCACTGGCCTTGA